The sequence below is a genomic window from Actinokineospora baliensis.
GCCGAACAGGCTCGGCGGCACCCCGACCTCGCGCTGATCGGGGAACGCTGATGTGGTTCACCGACCCCGAGGCCCGGGCCACCCTGCGGGAGGCGCGCTCGCAGCAGGACCTGCTCGACGCCTGCGACTACCACGCCGACACCGTCGCCCGCGTCCAGCACGACAAGCTCGCCGGGCTGTGGGAGCGGGCATCGGGGGTGCCGGGTTTCGCCACCCTGCCCGGGTTCGCCGACCGCGACCTGTCCGCGCTGCCCGTGACCACAAAGGACCGGGTGAAGGACGATCCCGACGCCTTCACCCGGTTCGACCTCACCGGCGTCACCAGGTACTACGAGAGCTCCGGCTCGTCGGGACGCACCACGCCGACCCCGCGGACGGCGGCCGACCTGATCGGCAACACGCTGTCGGTCGCCGGGTTGTGGCGCAGGGCATTGGGGCCCGACCCGCTGCGCGTGGCGGTGATGCTGCCCTCGGACATCCTGCCCGCCGCCGATCTCGCGATCGGAACCTGCGAGTACCTCGGGCACACGACCCTGCGCTGCTACCCCTTCACCACCGGCGTCAGCGATTGGGACCGGTTGGTGGGCCTGTTCCGCCGCTACCGCCCGCAAGCCGTGTTCGCCGCGCCCGGGGTGTGGGCGCAGTGGACCCGGCTGCTCAAGCAACGCGGTGAACTCCCCGACCTCCGCACGAGCGTCACGACCGTGCTGCTCCTCGGGGAGGTCAGCCTCGCCGCCCAGCGGCGGAGACTGGGCGCCGACTGGGAAGCGGCCGTCCTGGACGCCTCGTACGGCAGCACCGAGACCGGCACCATCGCCGCCACCTGCGAGGCGGGCAGGCTGCACCTGCTCACCCCCGGCCACCTGGTCGAGATCCGGCAGGGCGAGGTGATCGGCCCGCCGCGGCCGGGCGCGACCGGCGAGCTGATCACCACGACCTTGAACAACCACGCCCGCCCGCTGCTGCGCTACGGCACCGGCGACATCGTGAGCGTCGGTGCCCAGCCGTGCCCCTGCGGACTGGCGCTGCCCACGATCGCCGTGCACGGGCGCGGCGACGACACCCTCACCTGGCGCGGCACCACGCTGTCCGAACACTCGCTCGGCAGCCTGGTGTACGAGGACTCCCGGGTGACCGGCTACCTCGTGCAGGTCGCCGAGGGCAACGCCAAAGCGCGGCTGGTGCTCGAACGCGACGTCGACGTTCCCGGCGATGCCGAGATCGCCGCGTCCGCGCGCGACCGGTGCACCGCGGCGGGCGTGGAGTGGGACGACGTCGTGGTCGTGTCGCAGCTGCCCGCGATCAGCAAGGCGGGTGCCAGCCAGAAGAGCTGGAAGCGGACCAGTATCGCGAGGATGGCATGACCGGCACGCGCACCGACGACGGCGGCGCACGCCAGCCGGACGCCGACCTGTGGTGCAGCTACGCCGCGGTGCGCGCGCTGCGCTGGATGGGCACCGCGCCCGCCGATCCGGACTCCGTGGCGGGCTTCCTGCTCGCCAGGCGCAACGACGACGGCGGGTTCGGCTGGCAGCGCGGCCTCCCGTCGGACGTGTGGGCCACCTACTACAGCGCGCAGGGCTTGGCCGACCTCGGCCGCGAGTGCCCGGAGCCGGACCGGCTGGCGAAGTGGCTCGCGTCGACCCGCACCCCCGACGGCGGGTTCGGGATGACACCGGGTCAGTCAGCCGACGTCTGGGCGACCTATTACGCCTGCAGGCTCACCCACGAGGTACTGGGCACCCCGGTCGAGCGGGGCGATGATCTCGCGGATTGGCTCGCGGCGCTGCAGACCGGCGGTGGTGGACTGAGCTGGGCACCCGGCGGGACGGCGACGGATGTCCGCGCGTGCTACTACGGTGCGCTCGCCTGGGAGTCCGCGGACACCGGTCCTCCCCCGTGGGACCGGGATCGGCTGGTCGGCTGGCTGCACGACCAGCAGCGCCCCGACGGCGGGTTCGGTTTCGCACCCGGCGAGGAGCCGTGCACCTGGGCGGCTTTCCGCGCCACAGGGGCGTTGCGCGCCCTCGGAGCCCGCCCGCTCGACACCCCGGGCCTGGTCGACTGGCTGTCCGCACGGGAGCTTCCCGGCGGCGGGTTCGAGCGCTGGCCGGGCTACGGGCAGGCGGACGTCTGGTCGGCGTTCACCGTTGTCGGCGCCTTGGCGCACCTGGGCTCGGAGCCGTCCGCCGACGCGGCAGGCCGGGTGTCCACTGTGGTCAGGTCGTACCAGTTGCCCGGGTCCGGTTTCACCTATCGGGCACCGGCGACGGCGGGCGACAGCCTGGCGACAGCGGCCTTCGTGCTGGAGCCGGGCAAAGCCCGCCCCGACGAGCTCGCCGCCGCGCGGGACTGGTTGCTCCGCGCGCAGACCCCGTACGAGGGCGGCGTGATGTACATGCCCGGTCGCGGCGCCGAAGTGCGGTGCACGCTGTGGGCCGCCTCCGCACTGCGGCGCACCGGTTCGGTGCTCGACGGTGACCGCCTTGGCCGGTGGCTGCGCGGCCTGCAGAACACCGATGGCGGGGTGGGCTACTGGGTCGGCCGCGGCTCCAACCTCACCTCGACCGCCTCGGCGGTGGAGTCAGCGGTGGTGTCGGGCCTCGACCCGGCCGCTGTCCTCGACACCGCGCGGGTGGCCGACTTCGTCCACCGGTGCCTGTCCGGCGCGTCGGCGGCGGACGTCCCCGGCGGCCCGTTGTCGCTGACCGCCACCGCCCACGCCGCCCGCACGCTGGACGCGATCGGCGCGGGCCCGCAGGCCCGCGCGGTGGCGAACACCATCGTGGCGCACGCCAGCCCGCTCGGCGGCTGGTCCGCGATCCCCCGGCACCTACCCGACCTGGCGTCCACCTACCAGGCCGTGCTGACCGCCCAAGTACTCGACCTGCCGTGGGACCGCGCGTCCGCGCGCAGGCTGCTCGACCGGCTGCGCACCGGTGACGGGTACGCGTGGAGCCCGCTCGGCCACCGCGGCGGCGGGCCGCTGGCGGACTGCCTCGGCGGACTGCTGGCGCTCGCGAGCACCGATGGCGGCACCGCCCGCCTGCCCCGCCTGAACCTGTGAGGACGGCCATGCCGACGACCATCATCGCCACCCCGGTCACCGATCCCGGCTTCCAGCGCCGGATCGCCAAACAGCTCACCTTCTGGTGGCGCGACCGCGGGGTCACCCCCGAGCACGTGGTGACCCGGTTCGCCGTCGAGCGCGGTGACCAGGTCTACCTGGGTCCCTACCCGCTCTCGATGCGCGACGAGCGGCCGTTCGCCTTCGCGCAGTGCGTCGTGTCGCACCACCGGGGGCCGGACTTCCGCGCCGCCTGCGCGGCCGAGATCCGCCGGGTCCTGAGCCCGGAGATCCCACCGGACCGCGTGTTCGTGGTGGTGCAGCCGACGGATCCGGCCGACCACCTCACCCCGCACGACCTCCGCCGAGCCGAGACCGGCACCACGAACGACACCGGCACCACGAACGACACCGCTACCACCGACAAGGACGGGACCCGATGACCGCCGACCCGACCCAAGACGAGATCCGCGAGCGGGTCCGGACGTTGGCGAGCGCCCTGCTCGGGACCGCCGTGACCGCCGACCAGGACGAGGTCGGGCTCGCCGACATCGGCCCCGACCGCTACGACAGCCTGGGCGTCCTCGATTGCGTTGCCACGGTGGAGCGCGAGTTCGAGGTCCAGGTCGACCTGGTGGACGACGACCTGCGCACCACCTTCCGCAGCGTCGCGTCGATCAGCGCGCTGGTCGGCCACAAGCTCACCGACGCCAGAGCGCTGGAGTGGCGATGACCACGCCGATCCCCGGCACGGCGCGGCCCGAGGCCTTCGTGGTCCTCGGCGCGATGTTCGCCTTCCGGTACCCGCACCTGCTGCCCGCCGCGACCGAGCGCGGGCTGGTGGTCTTGGCGGTCGAGAGCCCCACCCGGTTCGCGCGGCTGATCGACGGTGCGCGCCGGTCGGACCCGACCCACCCGCTCGCGGGCTACGCGGACCGGGTCTGGCTCGACGGCGACCAGCACGAGCGGGTGCTCGACCAGGTACTGCGCTGGGCCAAGACGCACCGGATCCGCGGTGTGCTCGCCCTGGAAGAGGCCTTCGTCGAGGTCACCGGCCTGGTCGCCGACGTGCTCGACCTGCCGTCGCCGGGGCTGCGAGCCACCCGCGTCTGCCGCGACAAGCACCTGCAGCGGCGGTACCTGCGGCGGTGGAGCCCGCGGTCGGCGCTGACCAAGACCGGGTCGGCGCTCGACTGGGCGACCTTCCCCGCCGTCGTCAAGCCGGTGGGCCGGGAGGCCAGTTCCGGGGTGCGCCGGGTCGAGGACCCGGCTGGGCTGACCGAACTCCTCGGCACCTACGACCCCGGCGAGGACCTGCTGGTCGAGGAACTCGTCGCCGGGCCGGAGGTCTCGGTCGAATCCCTGGTCCAAGGCGGCCGGACCGTGTTCGCCTCGGTGACCGGCAAGGTGACCACCGAGGCCGCTTCGGAGTACTTCGTCGAACTGGGCCACACCGTGCCCGACACCGACCTCGGCGCGCTGCGGCGGCGCGCGGTGCTCGACGCCAACGAGGCCGTGCTGCGGCGGCTCGAGTTCGCCGACGGGATCGCCCACGCCGAGTACCGGGTGCGCGCCGACGGCTCGGTGGTGCTGATGGAGATCGCGGCCAGGACCCCGGGCGACCAGATCGGCTTGCTGTACCACCTGGCCTGCGGCGAACCGCTGGAACGGGCAGTGCTGTCGGTCGCGCTCGGCGAGCCCGCGTCCTACCCGGATCCGGTCCGCTTCGCCCGCGGCGACTACCACCAGCACCCCGGCGGCGTTCTGCGCGATGTCCTCGTCGAGGGCGCCGACGTGCCGGTGACCTGGATCGCCGACCGCTGGTGCTGGCCGGACGTGCGGCCCGCCGCCGAGCCGGACGCGCCGGGGCGGCCGCGGATGGTCGTCGTCGGCCGCGCTCCCGGCCACCGGCTGACCCCGATCCGCCAGTCGGCCGACCGGGTGGTCATGTCGGTGGTGGACGCGCCGACCGCCGCCGAACTCGACGACCTGCGGGACCGGACCGCGCGGGCCGTGCGGATCGTCGCCGACCCGCCCGACCCAGGGCCCGCCCTCGACGCGGCCAGTGCCGGTGCGGGGGCCGGGGCATGAGCAACGCGCTGGTCACCGCGGTCCGCGAACGCCTGGAACCGCTGCGCCCGGTCGAGTACCGGCGGGTCGCCGGGGCGCTGATGATCACCAACATGGGCAACGGCATGCAGTTCATCGCCAACGTCTGGCTGATGCTGCAGCTCACCGACCACCCCTGGGGCGTCCCGCTGGTGCTGCTGGTCGGCGCGCTGCCGGGGCTCACCCTGGGGCCGCTGATCGGGATGGCGATGGACCGGTTCCCCCGACGGCGGCTGTTCGTGGTCACCGACCTGGTCGCGACCGCGGTGCTCGCCGTGGTGACGCTGCTGTCGGCGACCGGCGAGCTCCAGATGTGGCACCTGTTCGCCGTCGTGTTCTTCCTGGGCGGGGTGGAGTCCACCTCGGTGCCGACGGCGGGCGCGCTGGTCCGCGAGATCGTGCCGGAGGGCAAGCTGCTCGCCGCGAACGCCACCACCGGGGTGGCGATCCAGATCGGTCAGGTCCTCGGGTCGGCTGTCGCCGGGCTGATGATCGCCGCGACCTCGGTGACCTGGGTGCTGGTGCTCAACATGGTCACCTTCCTCGGCTCCGCGGCGCTGGTCGCGGGACTGCGGGCGGCGGGCCACAGCTACTCCGCGCCCGAGGGGCCGCGGGACTGGCGGACCAGGTACGCCTGGTCGCGGCAGGGGTTCACGTACCTGCGCGAGCACCCGCGGCTGCTGCCGTCCTACGTGATGCTCGTGGTGCTGTTCGGCGTGCTCTACCTGCTCAACACGCTGATCGCCCAGTACGCGGTCGAGGTGCTCGACGTCGGTTCCGGTGGGCTCGGGCTGATCGACGCGATGTTCGCCCTCGGCGCGGTGCTGGGCGGGATCGCGCTGCCGATGGTCACCGCCCGCGCCGACGAGAGCAAGCTGGCGGGAGCGGGCGTCATCGGGCTCGGCGCCGGTCTGGTCGGGATGGGCCTGGCGAGCGGGTTGCTGGTCCCGATGCTGATGTACGCCTCGATGGGGGTCACCTTCCAGGCCTTCTACGTCTTCCGCAGCCGCGTCCAGGAAGCCACCCCGGTCGACCTCCAGGGTCGGGTGATGTCACTGATGATCACCTCCGTCGGCCTCTGCCGCGTGCTCGTCTACCTGGTCCTGGCCGCCGCCGCGGGCGCGGTCGCGCTGCGCGCCGTCTACATCGGCGTCGGCGGCGTGGTGATCGTGCTCGGGCTGCTGGTCACCATCGCGGCCGTCCGCGGGCGGGGCGAGCCGCTCACCCACCCGACCACCTCCGCGAACGGAGCCTGAGATGACCCGTCCAGCGGTCGTTCTGCTCGGTGGCCTGGTCGCCACCTGGAACCACCGATTCCTGCGGGCCGCGCACGACCGGGACCTGCTGGTGTTGGTGGTGGACAGTCCGGAAACGGCACTCGGCGAGGCCGTCCGAACGGGTACCACGGCGGGCGGGGAGCACCCGTGGAGCCGGATCGCCGAACTCGGCGAGCACGCCCCGGACGCCACGGGCCGCGTCCTCGACACGTGCCTGGCGTGGGCCCAGCGCTACGACATCCGCGGTGTCTGCTGCCTGCGCGAGGAGTTCGTGACCGCGACCGCGCTCGTGGCCGACGTCCTCGACCTGCCCTCCCCCGGCAGGCGGGCCGCGCGGGTCTGCCGCAACAAGTACCTGCAGCGGCGCTACCTGGCCCGGTGGAGCCCGCGGGCCGACCTGGTCACGGCGGCCACGCTGGCGGAGGTGGTCGACGACTGGGAGAGCTTCCCGGCGGTGCTCAAGCCGGTCGGCAGGCACGCCAGCTCGGGCGTGCGGCTGGTGCGCGACGCCGAAGAGCTGCGGGCGAGCCTGCCGGGATACGCGGCCGACGAGGTGCTGCTCCTGGAGGAACGGGTCGAGGGCCGGGAGTACTCGGTCGAGTCCCTCAGCCACCACGGCACGCGCCGGTACGCCGGGATCACCGAGAAGCGCACCACCGAGGACGACGGCGAGCCGTACTTCGTCGAACTGGGGCACACCACCCCGGCACCGCTGCCCGATGACCTGCGCGACCGGCTGCTGGCCACCCACGACGACATCCTGCGCGGGCTCGACTTCGGCACCGGGATGGCGCACGGGGAGTACCGGATCGACGGCGGCGGCCGGATCAGCCTCACCGAGATCGCCGTGCGACCGCCGGGTGACGCGATCATGGAGTTGCACGCCCTGGCCACCGGCGGGTCGTTGGAGGACGCCGTCGTCGGCCTGGCCGTTGGTGAGGACCCGGCCGTGCCCACCGCGCCTGCCAGGTGGGCCCGCCAGGTGTTCCTCCCGCACGAGCCGGGAACGCTGACCGGGCTGGCCGTCGACCACCCGCTCGGTACCGGCGCCCACTGGTACGACCGGTCGGCGGCGCGGGATCTGGTGCCGGAGGCGAGCCGCCCGGACGATCCGCCGACCCTCCGGTGCCTGCTCGCCCTCAAGCCCGCCGGGACGCGGCTCTCGCCGCTGCGCCAGTCCGCCGATCGCGCGGCGACGTTCGTCATCGACGCCGCCACCCGATCCGAGCTGGACGACCTGGAACGTGCCGTCCGGTCCGCCGTGCGGCTGGAGGTGACCCCGTGACCGCGCTCGGGCAGGTCGCGGTCGCGTCGGCGCAGGCCGTGCCCTGGCCGTCCGCGGCCGCCGTCCACGCGGTGACCCGTGAGCTGCGCGACCGCCCTCCGCTGGTGGACCTGGCGTCCTGCACGGCGTTGCGCGCCCGCTTGGCGGATGCCGCTCGGGGCCGCGCACTCGTACTCCAAGCGGGCGACTGCGCGGAGATGTTCCACGAGGTGACGCCCCATGCCACCGAGCGCAAGTGCGCGCAGCTCGAGCTCCTCGGCCAGGCGATGACCGGGCGGACCGGGCTACCCGCTGTCCTCATCGGACGGATGGCGGGCCAGTTCGCGAAGCCGCGCAGCTACGCCACGGAGCCGGGGCCGGACGGGGTGCCGATCCCGGTGTACCGCGGGGACGCGGTGAACAGCGCGGCGCCCGACCCGCTGGCCCGCGTAGCCGACCCGCGCCGGATGCTCGCCGCGTACACGCACTCGGCGGCGGTCTTGGACCACCTGTCGGCGCGACGCGCGGCCGTCCCCGTCTGGGCCAGCCACGAGGCGCTACTGCCCGAGTACGAGGAACCGCTCGTCCGCCAGGAGCACGGCACGCGGTACGCCGCGTCCGGTCACCTGCTCTGGGTGGGTGAGCGGACCCGGTCGGTGCGGGGACCGCAAGTCCGACTGCTGGCGGACGTGGCGAACCCGGTCGGCGTGAAACTCGGCCCCGGTACCAGCGCCGCGGCGATCATCGAGCTGGTCGAGGCGCTCGACCCGCGGCGCGAACCGGAACGGCTCGTGCTCATCACCCGACTGGGCCGCGACCGGGTGCGCGAGGTCCTGCCGGGCCTCGCCGCGGCGGTGGCGGCCACCGGTGCCCGACCGGTCTGGCTGTGCGATCCGGTGCACGGCAACACGATCCGGCTGGCCGATGGCCGCAAGACCCGCGTGGTGCCCCACCTGGTCGCCGAGGTCCGCGACTTCGTCGCCGTGCTGACCGCGGCGGGTCTGCACCCGGCCGGTCTGCACCTGGAGAGCTCGCCGGACCAGGTGACCGAGTGCGTCGACGAGGTCGAGGACCTCTCCGGCGCCGGGCCCGTGCTGCCCTGGTACGCCTCCGCCTGCGACCCCAGGCTCAACCCCGGGCAGGCGGTGCGGGTCACCCGCGCCTTCCTGGACGCGTTCACCCGGCCCGCGGTGGTGCGCCCGTGAGCGGCCCGGTGCTCGGTGACGACTCCCTGCGGCCCGGCCAGGTCGCCGACCTCGCCCGATCCCCCGGTGCCCGGCCCGCCCTCTCGGCGCGCTCGCGTGCCGCGATGGCGGAATCGGTGCGGTTGCGCGACGCGGTGATCGCCTCCGGCAGGGCGGTC
It includes:
- a CDS encoding ATP-grasp domain-containing protein, with translation MTTPIPGTARPEAFVVLGAMFAFRYPHLLPAATERGLVVLAVESPTRFARLIDGARRSDPTHPLAGYADRVWLDGDQHERVLDQVLRWAKTHRIRGVLALEEAFVEVTGLVADVLDLPSPGLRATRVCRDKHLQRRYLRRWSPRSALTKTGSALDWATFPAVVKPVGREASSGVRRVEDPAGLTELLGTYDPGEDLLVEELVAGPEVSVESLVQGGRTVFASVTGKVTTEAASEYFVELGHTVPDTDLGALRRRAVLDANEAVLRRLEFADGIAHAEYRVRADGSVVLMEIAARTPGDQIGLLYHLACGEPLERAVLSVALGEPASYPDPVRFARGDYHQHPGGVLRDVLVEGADVPVTWIADRWCWPDVRPAAEPDAPGRPRMVVVGRAPGHRLTPIRQSADRVVMSVVDAPTAAELDDLRDRTARAVRIVADPPDPGPALDAASAGAGAGA
- a CDS encoding phenylacetate--CoA ligase family protein — protein: MWFTDPEARATLREARSQQDLLDACDYHADTVARVQHDKLAGLWERASGVPGFATLPGFADRDLSALPVTTKDRVKDDPDAFTRFDLTGVTRYYESSGSSGRTTPTPRTAADLIGNTLSVAGLWRRALGPDPLRVAVMLPSDILPAADLAIGTCEYLGHTTLRCYPFTTGVSDWDRLVGLFRRYRPQAVFAAPGVWAQWTRLLKQRGELPDLRTSVTTVLLLGEVSLAAQRRRLGADWEAAVLDASYGSTETGTIAATCEAGRLHLLTPGHLVEIRQGEVIGPPRPGATGELITTTLNNHARPLLRYGTGDIVSVGAQPCPCGLALPTIAVHGRGDDTLTWRGTTLSEHSLGSLVYEDSRVTGYLVQVAEGNAKARLVLERDVDVPGDAEIAASARDRCTAAGVEWDDVVVVSQLPAISKAGASQKSWKRTSIARMA
- a CDS encoding MFS transporter; its protein translation is MSNALVTAVRERLEPLRPVEYRRVAGALMITNMGNGMQFIANVWLMLQLTDHPWGVPLVLLVGALPGLTLGPLIGMAMDRFPRRRLFVVTDLVATAVLAVVTLLSATGELQMWHLFAVVFFLGGVESTSVPTAGALVREIVPEGKLLAANATTGVAIQIGQVLGSAVAGLMIAATSVTWVLVLNMVTFLGSAALVAGLRAAGHSYSAPEGPRDWRTRYAWSRQGFTYLREHPRLLPSYVMLVVLFGVLYLLNTLIAQYAVEVLDVGSGGLGLIDAMFALGAVLGGIALPMVTARADESKLAGAGVIGLGAGLVGMGLASGLLVPMLMYASMGVTFQAFYVFRSRVQEATPVDLQGRVMSLMITSVGLCRVLVYLVLAAAAGAVALRAVYIGVGGVVIVLGLLVTIAAVRGRGEPLTHPTTSANGA
- a CDS encoding 3-deoxy-7-phosphoheptulonate synthase; this encodes MTALGQVAVASAQAVPWPSAAAVHAVTRELRDRPPLVDLASCTALRARLADAARGRALVLQAGDCAEMFHEVTPHATERKCAQLELLGQAMTGRTGLPAVLIGRMAGQFAKPRSYATEPGPDGVPIPVYRGDAVNSAAPDPLARVADPRRMLAAYTHSAAVLDHLSARRAAVPVWASHEALLPEYEEPLVRQEHGTRYAASGHLLWVGERTRSVRGPQVRLLADVANPVGVKLGPGTSAAAIIELVEALDPRREPERLVLITRLGRDRVREVLPGLAAAVAATGARPVWLCDPVHGNTIRLADGRKTRVVPHLVAEVRDFVAVLTAAGLHPAGLHLESSPDQVTECVDEVEDLSGAGPVLPWYASACDPRLNPGQAVRVTRAFLDAFTRPAVVRP
- a CDS encoding prenyltransferase/squalene oxidase repeat-containing protein, whose protein sequence is MTGTRTDDGGARQPDADLWCSYAAVRALRWMGTAPADPDSVAGFLLARRNDDGGFGWQRGLPSDVWATYYSAQGLADLGRECPEPDRLAKWLASTRTPDGGFGMTPGQSADVWATYYACRLTHEVLGTPVERGDDLADWLAALQTGGGGLSWAPGGTATDVRACYYGALAWESADTGPPPWDRDRLVGWLHDQQRPDGGFGFAPGEEPCTWAAFRATGALRALGARPLDTPGLVDWLSARELPGGGFERWPGYGQADVWSAFTVVGALAHLGSEPSADAAGRVSTVVRSYQLPGSGFTYRAPATAGDSLATAAFVLEPGKARPDELAAARDWLLRAQTPYEGGVMYMPGRGAEVRCTLWAASALRRTGSVLDGDRLGRWLRGLQNTDGGVGYWVGRGSNLTSTASAVESAVVSGLDPAAVLDTARVADFVHRCLSGASAADVPGGPLSLTATAHAARTLDAIGAGPQARAVANTIVAHASPLGGWSAIPRHLPDLASTYQAVLTAQVLDLPWDRASARRLLDRLRTGDGYAWSPLGHRGGGPLADCLGGLLALASTDGGTARLPRLNL
- a CDS encoding ATP-grasp domain-containing protein, with amino-acid sequence MTRPAVVLLGGLVATWNHRFLRAAHDRDLLVLVVDSPETALGEAVRTGTTAGGEHPWSRIAELGEHAPDATGRVLDTCLAWAQRYDIRGVCCLREEFVTATALVADVLDLPSPGRRAARVCRNKYLQRRYLARWSPRADLVTAATLAEVVDDWESFPAVLKPVGRHASSGVRLVRDAEELRASLPGYAADEVLLLEERVEGREYSVESLSHHGTRRYAGITEKRTTEDDGEPYFVELGHTTPAPLPDDLRDRLLATHDDILRGLDFGTGMAHGEYRIDGGGRISLTEIAVRPPGDAIMELHALATGGSLEDAVVGLAVGEDPAVPTAPARWARQVFLPHEPGTLTGLAVDHPLGTGAHWYDRSAARDLVPEASRPDDPPTLRCLLALKPAGTRLSPLRQSADRAATFVIDAATRSELDDLERAVRSAVRLEVTP